The genomic DNA GTGCCGGGATCGGTCGGATCGGTGGGATCCGTCGGATCCGTGGGATCCGTCGGATCGGTCGCTCCACCGGGTGCCGCAGCGCGGAGATGGTCGGCCAGGGTGCCGATGAGCTCGCCCTGGCGGTCGCCGGAGAGCTCCCACCACATACCGCCGCCGAGCTTGTGCTCCACGATGTACGCGGCCTTCTGCGCGACGCTGCGGGTGTCGTCGTAGCTCCACCACTGGTTGCCGTCGTAGCGCCACGAGGCGCCGATCGTCGCGTCGTAGTGGCCGGTGCCGAGGTTCTTCAGCTTGTCGTAGTCCTCGTTGCCCTTCTCCCACGTGCCTGGTCCGGCGCCCGTCGCCGGGCCCCATGCGTTGACTGAGGTGGCTCCCTGCCAGCCGCGCCCGTACGCGGCGAGGCCCATGCCGAGCTGGGTCGGATCGATCCCGGTCTTGAGGTACTCGCGCACGCTCTGATCGACGCTGAACTGTCTCGCCTCCGCCCGGGTATCAGCCGGGTCGTCGTACAGGTTGCCCTGATGACCGGTGAGTCCGGCATCCCATGCGCCGTGCAGGTCGTAGCCCTGAATGTTGCCGAAATCGAGATAGTCGAACAGTTCGGGATCGTTCCAGCCCCCGGCCTCGATGTCGGCAGGATTCGCCGGCAGGAAGGCCGACAACTGATAGTCCTTTCCGGTCGTCACGGTCAGCGCATCCAGCTGCGTACGGAACTCCCTGAGCAGAGCCTTGAAGTTCGCCCGGTCGTTCGCCTCGTCGACGATGTTGCCGACCTCGCCGTTCTGCGAACCGGGCCACTCCCAGTCGATGTCGAATCCGTCGAAGACTCCCGCTGCCGCTCCCGGTCCGCCGCGCCCGTCGACGACAGGCAGGTTGCCCTTGATGTACAGATCGATGCAGCTGGAGACGAACGTCTTCCGGGTGGCGTCCGTGGCTGCTGCCGCCGAGAAGTTCTTCGACCAGGTCCAACCGCCGAGCGACAGCATCACGTTGAGGTCGGGGTTCTTCTGCTTCAGCTGCTTGAGCTGGTTGAAGGATCCCGCCAATGGCTGGTCCCAGCTGTCGGCGACGCCGGAGACCGAGTTCGCGGCCGTATAGCCCATCCCGAAGTCGGCCCAGGCGTCGCCTGCGCCGTCGGAGCCGTTCGGTCCTGTGCCCTGCGCCTTGTTCGCGATGAAGCACTTCAGCGTTTCGTGGTGGATGTTGCCGAAGGCGTAGTTGATGTGCGTGAGGTCGGCGGCAGCACCGGAGACGTCGAGCTGCTTGGCCTGGAAGCCGCGCCCGTACACCCCCCACTGCGCGAAATAGCCGACGGTGCGATAGCCGTTCATGGCACTCGGCGCCTCGGCGGCCACGGTCTGGGGCACCGTGGCCGCCGCTGCCGGCACGGTGGCGACGGCGGCGAGCGCGGCGACGGTTGCCGCCGTCGCGAGCGTCGCCAGCGCGGCGGCGATGCCGCGCCTGGGTCGTTCAGGTCTCGTCATGATCTTCCTTCGTCTGGCGGATGCCGGAGCATCCGCATCCTGTCTTCTCCCGCCCTCGATGCTGAGATGCAGGAGGAGGTGGGGCGGCTGGGGGCCGCCCCACCAGGTCTCAACAGCGGATGCCGGCTCCCCAGACGTCCGCTGATCCGGGTGTGTCGCCCTGGGTCCACCATTTCGCGGTGAACTCGGAACCGCCGTGTGCGACTTTCGCCCCGCCTGTGTAGACAGTCGTGGCGCTCCACGCAGGAGCAGAGCACGTGCCCGGTGTCCCGCCGCCTGGCCCACCGATGCCGGGCTCGACCACCGTCACGTTCCGTGGCAGGTCGTACAGCGTCGCGTAGACGTTCTCGCCGATCGTCAGGCGCAGGTTGGAGATCTGCGCGATCGGAAGCCGCCAGCTGAGCTTGCTGAACACGGATGCTCCCGGGGCGATCCCTCCGGAGGGAACCTTGATCGTGTAGGTGTGGAAGTTCCCGTCGAGCCCGCCGACGTTGTCGCCGGCGTGGTCGCTGTCGACCTTGACGATCCCCCAGCCGTTCTGCTCGCCCATCGCACCGGTGTCGCTGGTCGCCGTGTCGAACGTGATGGTCGCACCTGCCGGAATCGCCGTGGCGGAGTTGTTGGTGAACGTCACCTTCGGATTGATCGGATAGTTGTTGTCGCCCAGCGCGAAGTCGCTGAACTCGACGCCCAGATCGATGGCTTCGGTCGGCATCTGCTCGTCTGCCTTGGCCGCACCGTATGGCTGCGACGCGGAGAGGCGATCGTGGAGCAACCCGACGAGAGTGGATCCCATCTCGTACTGTCCGGCCGCCTCGTCGTAGCGGTAATCGCCGGCGAGCTCCCAGATCATGACCCCGCCGATGCCGTTGTCCGCGACATAGTCGGCCTTCGCCTCGATCGCCTGGTCGGCATCGCCCGAGAGGAAGGTCTTCGTGGTCGGATTCCACCACCACTCGACCTTGGTCACCGGATCGAAATGCCGGGTGTAGGTGCCGGTGATCGTGGTCGGCGCACCGTAGGACGCGGTGTAGTCACCGACGATCCC from Microbacterium sp. LWO13-1.2 includes the following:
- a CDS encoding glycosyl hydrolase family 18 protein translates to MTRPERPRRGIAAALATLATAATVAALAAVATVPAAAATVPQTVAAEAPSAMNGYRTVGYFAQWGVYGRGFQAKQLDVSGAAADLTHINYAFGNIHHETLKCFIANKAQGTGPNGSDGAGDAWADFGMGYTAANSVSGVADSWDQPLAGSFNQLKQLKQKNPDLNVMLSLGGWTWSKNFSAAAATDATRKTFVSSCIDLYIKGNLPVVDGRGGPGAAAGVFDGFDIDWEWPGSQNGEVGNIVDEANDRANFKALLREFRTQLDALTVTTGKDYQLSAFLPANPADIEAGGWNDPELFDYLDFGNIQGYDLHGAWDAGLTGHQGNLYDDPADTRAEARQFSVDQSVREYLKTGIDPTQLGMGLAAYGRGWQGATSVNAWGPATGAGPGTWEKGNEDYDKLKNLGTGHYDATIGASWRYDGNQWWSYDDTRSVAQKAAYIVEHKLGGGMWWELSGDRQGELIGTLADHLRAAAPGGATDPTDPTDPTDPTDPTDPGTCDAAAWSSTAVYTGGATVSHAGSEYTAKWWTQGDTPGTNAVWALVEACSTDPTDPTDPTDPTDPTDPGACDAAAWSPTAVYTGGATASYQGSEYTAKWWTQGEAPGSVEWGAWGLVGAC